From a region of the Bradyrhizobium diazoefficiens genome:
- a CDS encoding HAD-IA family hydrolase — MAIEAVIFDFGGVLTSSPFEAFARFETARGLPIDIIRRTNAANHLENAWARFERAEVDIETFDHLFAEESRALGAEVRGRDVLPLLQGDLRPEMVEALKRIKAQFKTGCITNNLPANTIGSMTGRTLYVAEVMALFDHVIESAKIGLRKPDPRIYTRMVETLKVDPNRCVYLDDLGVNLKPAREMGMTTIKVANGAQAIADLEAATGLKLS; from the coding sequence TTGGCGATCGAAGCTGTGATCTTTGATTTTGGCGGCGTGCTGACGAGTTCGCCGTTCGAGGCGTTCGCGCGGTTCGAGACGGCGCGCGGCCTGCCCATCGACATCATCCGGCGGACCAACGCCGCGAACCACCTGGAAAACGCCTGGGCCAGATTCGAGCGGGCCGAGGTCGATATCGAGACGTTCGATCATTTATTTGCCGAGGAATCTCGTGCGCTCGGCGCGGAGGTGCGCGGTCGCGACGTGTTGCCGCTGCTGCAGGGCGATCTGCGCCCCGAGATGGTCGAGGCCTTGAAGCGCATCAAGGCCCAATTCAAGACCGGCTGCATCACCAACAATCTGCCGGCCAATACCATCGGCAGCATGACCGGGCGTACGCTCTACGTCGCCGAGGTGATGGCGCTGTTCGACCATGTCATCGAATCCGCCAAGATCGGCCTGCGCAAGCCCGATCCGCGCATCTACACGCGGATGGTCGAGACGCTGAAGGTCGATCCGAACAGGTGCGTCTACCTGGACGACCTCGGCGTCAACCTCAAACCCGCACGCGAGATGGGCATGACCACGATCAAGGTTGCAAACGGCGCGCAGGCAATCGCCGATCTCGAAGCGGCGACGGGGCTCAAGCTTTCCTAG
- a CDS encoding NAD(P)/FAD-dependent oxidoreductase produces the protein MNVAVRDHATAKQASEHFDVLIVGAGISGIGSAYHLTKQLPGTSFVILETQATFGGTWTTHRYPGIRSDSDLHTFGYRFKPWVGPPIATAEEILGYMNEVIEDNDLARHIRYKHKINSASWSSEQNLWTIEAVTTDTGEPKTFTANFLWMCQGYYRHSEGYTPEWKGTDRFKGRIVHPQTWPDDIDLTNKKVVVIGSGATAATLVPNIADKCAHVTMLQRSPTYFRLGRNAIEIAEELRRLQVDEEWIHEIVRRKILFEQDAFTKLCVSKPEQVKKELISQISAVLGPDYDVETHFTPTYRPWRQRIAFVPDADLFKGIASGKASVVTDEIESFVENGIQLRSGKLLEADVIVTATGFNLAALGDIAFEIDGKPLAFGDTVTYRGMMFTGVPNMVWVFGYFRASWTLRVDLVADFVCRLLGHMKGKGAKKVEVSLRPEDHNMPILPWIDPENFNPGYMMRNMDLLPKRGDKPEWQHSQDYWTEKDEIPKTDLDDKAFVYG, from the coding sequence ATGAATGTCGCTGTTCGCGATCACGCCACGGCCAAACAGGCTTCTGAACATTTCGACGTGCTGATCGTCGGCGCCGGCATTTCCGGCATCGGCAGCGCCTATCACCTGACGAAGCAGCTTCCGGGGACGAGCTTCGTGATCCTGGAAACGCAGGCGACGTTCGGTGGCACCTGGACCACGCATCGCTATCCCGGCATCCGCTCCGACAGCGACCTCCACACCTTCGGCTACCGCTTCAAGCCCTGGGTCGGGCCGCCAATCGCGACCGCCGAAGAGATTCTCGGTTACATGAACGAGGTCATCGAGGACAACGATCTCGCGCGGCATATCCGCTACAAGCACAAGATCAATTCCGCGAGCTGGTCGAGCGAGCAGAATCTCTGGACCATCGAGGCGGTGACGACCGACACGGGAGAACCAAAGACGTTCACCGCGAATTTCCTCTGGATGTGCCAGGGCTATTACCGCCATTCGGAAGGCTACACGCCGGAATGGAAGGGCACGGACCGCTTCAAGGGTCGCATCGTCCATCCGCAGACCTGGCCTGATGATATCGACCTCACGAACAAGAAGGTGGTCGTGATCGGCTCGGGCGCCACCGCGGCAACGCTGGTGCCGAACATCGCGGACAAATGCGCGCATGTCACCATGTTGCAGCGCTCGCCGACCTATTTCCGGCTCGGCCGCAACGCCATCGAGATCGCGGAGGAGCTGCGCCGGCTCCAGGTCGACGAGGAGTGGATCCACGAGATCGTGCGGCGCAAGATCCTGTTCGAGCAGGACGCCTTCACGAAGCTCTGCGTCTCCAAGCCCGAGCAGGTGAAGAAGGAGCTGATCAGCCAGATCAGCGCGGTGCTCGGTCCGGACTACGACGTCGAGACGCACTTCACGCCGACATACCGGCCGTGGCGGCAGCGCATCGCCTTCGTGCCCGATGCCGACCTGTTCAAGGGGATTGCCAGCGGCAAGGCCTCCGTCGTGACAGATGAGATCGAAAGCTTCGTCGAGAACGGTATCCAGTTGAGATCGGGCAAGCTGTTAGAGGCCGATGTCATCGTGACCGCAACCGGCTTCAATCTCGCGGCGCTCGGCGACATCGCTTTCGAGATCGATGGCAAGCCGCTCGCCTTTGGTGACACCGTCACCTACCGCGGCATGATGTTCACGGGCGTTCCGAACATGGTCTGGGTGTTCGGCTATTTCCGAGCGAGCTGGACGCTGCGCGTCGATCTCGTCGCCGATTTCGTTTGCCGGCTTCTCGGCCATATGAAGGGCAAGGGCGCCAAGAAGGTCGAGGTGAGCTTGCGCCCCGAAGACCACAACATGCCCATCCTGCCCTGGATCGATCCGGAAAACTTCAACCCCGGCTACATGATGCGCAACATGGACCTGTTGCCCAAGCGCGGCGACAAGCCGGAATGGCAGCACAGCCAGGATTACTGGACCGAGAAGGACGAGATTCCGAAGACGGACCTGGACGACAAGGCATTTGTTTACGGGTGA
- a CDS encoding acetate--CoA ligase family protein — protein sequence MEAQVPAASVSSRPWSPPPDAGDVVKGIHAMLHPHNIVLVGATDKPGNYAERIWNNLVKYGYEGGLYPVNAKRETIWGVPCYKDFASLPEKPDHVLVLVPARFAVQVIRDAAAAGARSATIVTSGFSELQDEESQKLAAELQAAVRETGLAVTGPNCLGNLSAGEKLFTNIDDRIVTMEQGAVAIAGQSGAIVMAIRQALEDRGVGVGYMVTTGNEAGLETPDLMRYFAEDPSIKVIVVYLEGVRNTKAFRDACKAARAASKPVIALKLGASEGGRAAAMAHTGALAGSIETFDAVATREGVIRVGNLDELIETTECFVHAAVPKANRIAAVTLSGGKRGMLIDAFYAEGLNFAPLSPHVSSELAKMLGPGSIVGNPLDAGFAAVVDPTVYMKSIKLMIDDPDIDIVIVDAELPKAPHELRERNLRIVNEMASRAGKPVIYISAMSIGFTEFTKTLRKSLPHLAVMQGMDRAVTAIKSLLDYAKLRKEVPDIVSSSKPAARAVLEKALKSANDAAALDEVASKKLLRAYGIPISKEAIAQTATEAAKIAKQIGFPVVAKVVSAEILHKSDIGGVVLNLNSAAEVKKAFADITARVSKLKGKPRLDGILIAQQVKAEIELVVGASLDAEMGPVVLFGTGGIDIELTKDVALAGPPLDEAEARLLIGRTKAGIKLRGYRGKPALHEASAVKALVGLSNLIADAGDRIASIDINPFLINARTGVAVDALIVLNNAAAKRAAGH from the coding sequence ATGGAAGCTCAGGTGCCTGCTGCGTCGGTTTCTTCCCGCCCATGGTCTCCACCGCCCGACGCCGGCGACGTGGTCAAGGGCATCCACGCCATGCTGCACCCGCACAACATCGTGCTGGTGGGCGCGACCGACAAGCCCGGCAATTATGCCGAGCGCATCTGGAACAACCTCGTCAAATACGGCTACGAGGGCGGGCTCTATCCGGTCAACGCCAAGCGCGAAACGATCTGGGGCGTCCCCTGCTACAAGGACTTTGCGAGCCTCCCGGAAAAGCCCGATCACGTCCTGGTGCTGGTGCCGGCGCGCTTTGCCGTCCAGGTGATCCGCGACGCGGCCGCAGCCGGTGCGCGGTCGGCCACCATCGTTACCTCGGGTTTCAGCGAGTTGCAGGATGAAGAAAGCCAGAAGCTCGCCGCCGAATTGCAGGCGGCCGTGCGCGAGACGGGGCTTGCCGTCACCGGCCCGAATTGCCTCGGCAATCTGAGCGCCGGCGAAAAGCTCTTCACCAACATCGACGACCGCATCGTCACCATGGAACAGGGCGCGGTGGCAATCGCCGGACAATCCGGCGCGATCGTCATGGCGATCCGCCAGGCGCTGGAAGATCGGGGTGTCGGTGTCGGCTACATGGTGACGACCGGCAACGAGGCCGGGCTCGAGACGCCGGACCTGATGCGCTATTTCGCCGAGGATCCCAGCATCAAGGTGATCGTCGTCTACCTCGAAGGCGTGCGCAATACCAAGGCGTTCCGCGATGCCTGCAAGGCGGCGCGCGCCGCGAGCAAGCCCGTGATCGCGCTCAAGCTCGGCGCGTCCGAGGGTGGCCGCGCCGCGGCGATGGCGCATACCGGTGCGCTCGCAGGCTCGATCGAGACGTTCGACGCCGTTGCAACGCGCGAAGGGGTGATCCGGGTCGGCAACCTCGACGAGCTGATCGAGACCACCGAATGCTTCGTTCACGCCGCCGTGCCCAAGGCCAACCGGATCGCCGCAGTGACGCTGTCGGGCGGAAAACGTGGCATGCTGATCGACGCCTTCTACGCAGAAGGCCTGAATTTCGCGCCGCTGAGCCCGCATGTCAGCTCGGAGCTGGCGAAAATGCTCGGACCGGGCTCGATCGTCGGCAATCCACTCGATGCCGGCTTTGCCGCGGTGGTCGACCCCACCGTCTACATGAAGTCGATCAAGCTGATGATCGACGATCCCGATATCGACATCGTCATCGTCGATGCCGAACTCCCCAAGGCGCCGCACGAGCTGCGCGAGCGCAACCTGCGCATCGTCAACGAGATGGCGAGCCGTGCCGGCAAGCCCGTGATCTACATCAGTGCGATGTCGATCGGCTTCACCGAATTCACCAAGACCTTGCGCAAATCGCTGCCGCATCTCGCGGTCATGCAGGGCATGGACCGCGCGGTGACCGCGATCAAGTCGCTGCTCGACTACGCCAAGCTGCGCAAGGAGGTGCCCGACATCGTCTCGAGCTCGAAGCCCGCCGCGCGCGCCGTGCTGGAGAAGGCGCTGAAATCGGCGAACGATGCCGCCGCGCTCGACGAGGTCGCTTCGAAAAAGCTCCTGAGGGCCTATGGCATTCCGATCTCGAAGGAGGCGATCGCACAGACCGCGACGGAAGCCGCGAAGATTGCCAAGCAGATCGGCTTTCCGGTCGTGGCGAAGGTCGTCAGCGCCGAGATCCTGCACAAGTCCGACATCGGCGGCGTAGTGCTGAACCTCAACAGTGCGGCCGAGGTGAAGAAGGCATTCGCCGACATCACTGCCCGGGTGAGCAAGTTGAAGGGCAAGCCCAGGCTCGACGGCATCCTGATCGCGCAACAGGTCAAGGCCGAGATCGAGCTCGTGGTCGGCGCCTCGCTCGATGCCGAGATGGGACCTGTGGTGCTGTTCGGCACCGGCGGCATCGACATCGAGCTGACGAAAGACGTCGCGCTCGCCGGCCCGCCGCTGGACGAGGCCGAAGCGCGGCTCCTGATCGGCCGCACCAAGGCCGGAATCAAGCTACGCGGCTATCGCGGCAAGCCGGCCCTGCACGAGGCCTCCGCGGTGAAGGCACTGGTCGGACTGTCCAATTTGATCGCGGATGCCGGCGACCGGATCGCCTCAATCGACATCAATCCGTTCCTGATCAACGCCAGGACGGGTGTCGCCGTCGATGCCCTTATCGTGCTGAATAATGCTGCGGCAAAGCGAGCGGCGGGACACTGA
- the mtnA gene encoding S-methyl-5-thioribose-1-phosphate isomerase: MKVDGKHFRSIWRERDGWSVGAIDQRRLPHEFVVAKLASCEDAAVAIRDMLVRGAPLIGATAAYGMALAMREDASDAGLKRAYEALVVARPTAINLKWALDEMRARLAPIDPPERAEAAYARADEIAEQDVEINRGIADNGLRLIEAIAAKKPGEIVNLLTHCNAGWLATVDWGTATAPIYLAHERGIKIHVWVDETRPRNQGASLTAWELGHHGVPHTVITDNTGGHLMQHGMVDLAIVGTDRVAANGDVCNKIGTYLKALAAHDNNVPFYVALPSPTIDFAVHDGIRDIPIEQRSGIEVTDMTGRTADGRLETVRIVPENSPVANYAFDVTPARLVTGLITERGVLRPDRAALAAAFPERIAAAAE; encoded by the coding sequence ATGAAGGTCGACGGCAAGCATTTCCGCAGCATCTGGCGCGAACGCGACGGCTGGTCGGTCGGAGCGATCGACCAGCGCAGGCTGCCGCATGAGTTCGTCGTCGCGAAGCTGGCATCATGCGAGGACGCAGCGGTCGCAATCCGCGACATGCTGGTGCGTGGCGCGCCGCTGATCGGCGCCACCGCGGCCTATGGCATGGCGCTCGCGATGCGCGAGGACGCCTCTGACGCCGGCCTGAAGCGCGCCTATGAGGCGCTGGTCGTGGCGCGGCCAACGGCAATCAATCTGAAATGGGCGCTGGACGAGATGCGCGCGAGGCTTGCGCCGATCGATCCGCCGGAACGGGCCGAGGCGGCCTACGCGCGCGCCGACGAGATCGCCGAGCAGGATGTCGAGATCAACCGCGGCATTGCCGATAACGGCTTGAGGCTGATCGAGGCGATCGCAGCGAAGAAGCCGGGCGAGATCGTCAACCTGCTGACCCATTGCAACGCCGGCTGGCTCGCTACCGTCGACTGGGGCACGGCGACGGCGCCGATCTATCTTGCGCATGAACGCGGCATCAAGATCCATGTCTGGGTCGATGAGACGCGTCCGCGCAACCAGGGCGCCTCGCTCACCGCCTGGGAGCTCGGCCATCACGGCGTGCCGCACACGGTGATCACCGACAACACCGGCGGGCACCTGATGCAGCACGGCATGGTCGATCTCGCCATCGTCGGCACCGATCGCGTCGCAGCCAATGGCGACGTCTGCAACAAGATCGGTACCTATCTGAAGGCACTCGCCGCCCACGATAATAACGTGCCGTTTTACGTCGCGCTGCCGTCGCCTACGATCGATTTCGCCGTCCATGACGGCATCCGCGACATCCCCATCGAGCAGCGCAGCGGCATCGAGGTTACCGACATGACCGGTCGCACCGCTGACGGCCGGCTGGAGACGGTGCGTATCGTGCCGGAGAATTCGCCGGTCGCGAACTATGCCTTCGACGTCACGCCGGCGCGGCTCGTGACGGGCCTGATCACCGAGCGCGGTGTGCTGAGGCCGGATCGGGCCGCGCTCGCCGCGGCGTTCCCGGAGCGGATCGCTGCCGCGGCGGAGTAG
- a CDS encoding phosphopantetheine-binding protein, translating into MQAFDTDVRDRIIKLVKGILEQNSLVADVTPSARLVDAGLTSMDMVNLMLGVEAEFDFTIPQSEITPENFQSVETLERMILTQLQLATAA; encoded by the coding sequence ATGCAAGCCTTTGATACCGACGTGCGCGATCGCATCATCAAGCTGGTAAAGGGCATCCTCGAACAAAATTCGCTCGTCGCCGACGTCACGCCGTCGGCTAGGCTCGTCGATGCCGGCCTGACCTCCATGGACATGGTCAATCTGATGCTCGGCGTCGAAGCCGAGTTCGACTTCACCATTCCACAGTCGGAGATCACGCCGGAGAATTTCCAGTCGGTCGAGACGCTGGAGCGAATGATCTTGACCCAGCTGCAGCTGGCGACCGCGGCTTAG
- a CDS encoding S-methyl-5'-thioadenosine phosphorylase, translating to MTQAVLGIIGGSGIYDLPGLEGAREEGIRSPWGEPSAPLRRGTIAGLPIVFLPRHDKGHRLSPSDINYRANIDVLKRAGVTDLISLSACGSFREELPPGTFVLVDQFVDRTYKRESSFFGRGCVAHVSMAHPVSPRLRIHLAAAAEAEGIAVARGGTYVCMEGPQFSTYAESMTYKSSGYSVIGMTNMPEAKLAREAEICYATVAMVTDFDCWHPDHDAVTVQDIIRVLTSNADKAKALVARLAKDFPREHEPCPVGSDRALDTALITAPEARDPELLKKLDAVAGRILRA from the coding sequence ATGACTCAGGCGGTATTGGGCATCATCGGCGGCTCCGGCATTTATGATTTGCCAGGCCTCGAGGGTGCGCGCGAAGAGGGGATCAGGAGCCCCTGGGGCGAGCCGTCGGCTCCCTTGAGGCGCGGCACCATCGCCGGCCTGCCGATCGTGTTCCTGCCGCGGCACGACAAGGGCCACCGGCTGTCGCCCTCCGACATCAACTATCGCGCCAATATCGACGTGCTCAAGCGCGCCGGCGTCACCGACCTGATCTCGCTGTCGGCCTGCGGCTCCTTCAGGGAGGAACTTCCGCCGGGCACTTTCGTTCTCGTCGATCAGTTCGTCGACCGCACCTACAAGCGCGAAAGCTCGTTCTTCGGCAGGGGCTGCGTCGCCCATGTGTCGATGGCGCATCCGGTCTCGCCGCGGCTGCGCATCCATCTTGCTGCAGCGGCCGAAGCCGAGGGCATCGCGGTAGCGCGGGGCGGCACTTACGTTTGCATGGAGGGGCCGCAGTTCTCCACTTACGCGGAAAGCATGACCTACAAGTCATCAGGCTATTCAGTGATCGGCATGACCAACATGCCCGAGGCGAAGCTCGCACGTGAGGCGGAGATCTGTTACGCCACGGTTGCGATGGTGACGGATTTCGATTGCTGGCACCCCGATCACGACGCCGTCACCGTGCAGGACATCATCCGCGTGTTGACTTCCAACGCCGACAAGGCGAAGGCGCTGGTGGCGCGGCTGGCAAAGGATTTTCCGCGCGAGCACGAGCCGTGCCCGGTCGGTTCGGACCGTGCGCTCGACACCGCGTTGATCACGGCGCCCGAGGCACGCGATCCGGAGCTTCTGAAGAAGCTCGATGCGGTGGCGGGGCGCATCCTGCGGGCGTGA
- a CDS encoding trypsin-like serine protease: MKTIATFATVTLMLAAPAHAIVGGGTPQADGVARAVVTIVGSRGNFCTGSLIAPRLVLTVAHCVQPGADYKIVDRDAGGQPQLLNVRTVAIHPNFNMLAMQAHRATADVALLQLDIPLKGKSSVTVGTPNIPIRVGGRFTIAGTGVTMRGDGKSGGITRVAALVATGQPGTLQVRLVDPVTNGVRDGIGACTGDSGGPVFEDRPNGAVLVGLISWSTGPNGAAGCGGLTGVTPLTLYRDWILQTARSWGAAL; encoded by the coding sequence ATGAAGACAATCGCGACATTCGCCACGGTTACCCTGATGCTCGCCGCGCCCGCGCACGCCATCGTCGGTGGCGGCACACCACAAGCCGATGGTGTCGCGCGCGCTGTCGTCACCATCGTCGGCTCGCGCGGCAATTTTTGTACCGGCAGCCTGATCGCGCCAAGGCTTGTGCTTACCGTCGCCCATTGCGTGCAGCCTGGCGCGGACTACAAGATCGTCGATCGCGATGCCGGTGGTCAGCCGCAACTGTTGAACGTCCGGACCGTCGCGATCCACCCGAACTTCAACATGCTGGCGATGCAGGCCCATCGCGCCACCGCCGACGTGGCGCTGCTGCAGCTCGATATTCCACTCAAGGGAAAATCGAGCGTGACGGTTGGTACACCGAATATTCCAATCCGCGTGGGCGGCCGTTTCACCATTGCTGGCACCGGCGTCACCATGCGCGGCGATGGCAAGAGCGGTGGCATCACGCGTGTTGCCGCGCTTGTCGCCACCGGCCAGCCAGGGACGCTCCAGGTTCGGCTGGTCGATCCCGTAACCAACGGTGTTCGCGACGGAATCGGCGCTTGTACCGGCGATTCCGGCGGTCCCGTATTCGAGGACAGGCCTAACGGTGCCGTGCTCGTTGGCCTCATCAGCTGGTCCACGGGGCCGAACGGCGCGGCTGGCTGCGGCGGATTGACCGGCGTCACGCCGCTCACGCTCTATCGCGACTGGATCTTGCAGACCGCGCGGAGCTGGGGTGCGGCGCTATGA
- a CDS encoding MlaD family protein, whose translation MARASNLVIGTATLAVVAVAFGGLLGVQKWRIIQSRSQLRVVFEGGSATGLRRGGPVNFDGVPAGQILSVKLDSPRRIVALVMLDNTAPIRKDTVAGIEFQGLTGVAAISLIGGAPSAPPVPLDADGIPILTADLSDAESIVDTLHSVDRTIVSNAPAIKDGLRTLENYTADLRTKGEEIDSVMAKIDSAFAGFDKAVTKIEGVVPGFVDGKADELFEKIQGLHELADSMRKKSASYLEDIRRSLLDVSEAANKMSGTPAPAAIPRPPRKPASPKR comes from the coding sequence ATGGCACGCGCGAGCAATCTGGTGATCGGAACGGCGACGCTGGCGGTGGTCGCCGTGGCATTCGGCGGCCTGCTCGGCGTGCAGAAATGGCGCATCATCCAGAGCCGCAGCCAATTGCGCGTGGTGTTCGAGGGCGGGTCCGCCACCGGCCTGCGCCGCGGCGGGCCGGTCAATTTCGACGGTGTCCCGGCTGGCCAGATCCTGTCGGTCAAGCTGGACAGTCCGCGCAGAATCGTGGCGCTGGTGATGCTCGACAACACCGCACCGATCCGCAAGGACACCGTGGCGGGCATCGAGTTCCAGGGTCTTACCGGCGTTGCCGCAATCTCGCTGATCGGCGGCGCGCCCTCTGCGCCGCCGGTGCCACTGGACGCGGACGGCATTCCCATACTGACCGCCGATCTCAGCGACGCCGAATCCATCGTCGACACCCTGCACAGCGTCGATCGCACGATCGTCAGCAACGCCCCTGCAATCAAGGATGGCCTGCGCACGCTCGAAAATTACACCGCCGATCTCAGGACGAAGGGCGAAGAGATCGACTCCGTCATGGCCAAGATCGACAGCGCCTTCGCGGGCTTCGACAAGGCGGTCACGAAGATCGAGGGCGTGGTGCCCGGTTTCGTCGACGGCAAGGCCGACGAGCTGTTCGAAAAGATACAGGGACTGCACGAGCTCGCCGACTCCATGAGGAAGAAATCGGCGAGCTACCTCGAGGACATCCGTCGCTCGCTGCTCGATGTCAGCGAGGCCGCCAACAAGATGAGTGGGACGCCGGCACCCGCCGCCATTCCGCGCCCGCCGCGCAAGCCTGCGAGTCCGAAGCGGTAG